CCCTCTCCGCCGCGCTTCGCGCGCGCGCACCTGGCCAAATGCTGTTCGTTCTCGGCCGCGCCTTGGACGAGTTCGCCCTGTTCTCGCTCGGCAATGTCTTCGTGACCGGGCCGGTGGAGCCCGTAGATCTCGGCTGGCTGGCGCGGCGGCTGGCGCTTGGCGCGCTCGCCCTGCCGCCCGGCCTCGGTGGCTGGGGCCAGCTTGCGCGCCTCGGGGCCGAGACCGGCCTTCCCCTTGCCCTTGTCGATCCGGCCGGCCGCCATGCCGCCGCGCCGCCGAACCTTTATCTGGACCCGTCTGCCCGTGACCGAGACAACGCCCACGCCCTCCTCGATTGGCTCCTTGGTGGCATCCCGCCGGCGCCGGCGTGACGACCCGCCCGCTCGCGCCGGCTCCGGCGACATGGCGCTTCGCGTGCGCTTCGTGCGCAGCGCCGAACTCTTGCTCGAAGGCTATGTGATCGACCCCGCCGACCCGGAGCGGCGGCTGGCGGTGGAACTCCTGCTCGACGGCTTTCCCGCCGGGCTCGCACGCTCCAGCGCCTTCGACGCCTTCGCGCTGGCGGCAGGCCCTGGCGACGGATGCCACGGTTTTCGGTTCCAGCTCGACGCCGCTGCGCTTCCCCAGCTGCGCCGCGCCGAACTGCGCCTCGCCAATCTCGACATCGCGCTGGCCCCGCCGATCGACCTGTTGGGCGAATCCTCCCTGGCGCCGAGCGGCGTGCCGGGCGGCCATGTGGAATGGACGGGCGGGCTGAGCCTGTCGGGATGGGTGGAGCCGGGAAGCGAGCCTGGCAGGGCTCGCGTGGTGGAAGCCTGGGTGGACGGCGCGCCGGTGGCCCGCGCCCTTGCCAATCGCTGGCGCATGGAGCGCTTCGGCGTGGAGTCGGCTGAACGTCCCGTCGCCGGCTTTCGCCTCACGCTGCCGCGCACGCTCGCCGACGCCCGCCCGCGCGACGTGGAGGTGACCGTGGACGGACGCCCGCTCCCCGGCGGCGCGCTGACACTCGTTGCCTTCCCCGATGGGCTCGCCGCCGTTCTGGCCGCGCGGGCGGAAAGCGAAGCCGACGCGCCGCGCGGCGCCTATTTCGACGCCCTGCTGCCCGACCATGTCCCCCTCGGGTCCTTCGAAAGCTGGGAGCGACGCTTCCCCCTGCCCGAGGCAGCGGACGTTCAGCCGGGCCGCATCGCCGTCCTGGTGGTCGGCGCGGGGGATGGCGAAGCCAGCCTCGCCTCGCTCGGCGCGCCGAGCAGGGCCTTTCCAGCCGCGATCCTGCCGGCCGTTTCGGGGCCGGCGACCTTCGATCCCGCCGCCGCGCGTCTGTTCCTCGAGGAAGAGGCGGCCGAGTGCGACGCCGTTCTCTGGCTGCGGGTGGGCGTCGCGTTGCGGCCTCGCGCCCTGGCGCGTTTCCTCGCCGCACTCGACGCCGATGGCGGCGCGAGCTTGGCCTATGGCGATCTGCTGCTAAGAAGCGACGACGGCGCGCTCCATCCGCTCGCCTTTGCCGCCTTCGGCTACGAGCGGGCGCTGGAGCAATCCGGCCCCGACATGGCCTTTCTGATGCGCCGGGACGAAAGCCTGGAAGCGCTCGGGCGGGACGTGCGGCATCTCCATCGGCTTATCCTGGCGCCGCTCGAAGCCGGGCTGCATCGGCTCGGCAGATACCTGCATGTGCCCGGCTTCGCCGCCGTCGCGCCCCTGCCTGCGCCGGAGGCCGAGGTCGACGGGCTGGCGGCGAGCGCCTCCGCGCATCTGGCGGCGCGGGGCGTCGAGGCGGATCTGCGCCCTCGCCCGGCGGCGACCCTGCCGGCCCTTCGCGTGCGTCGCCGGGGCGCGCAGCCGACGCTCGCCCTGATCCTCGACGCGGATGATCCCACGCTGCCGCTGCGCGCGGCGGCGGAAGCGCTGCGTCCCTCCCGCGCGGCCAATTCCGTCTCGCTCTTCGTCAGCGCGCCGGTTCTCGATCCCGCCTTGCGCGAAGCGCTGAAGCTCGACGGCGTGGAGCTGATCCAGTCCGGCCCCGGGCGCTCGCGCGCTGCACGGCTGAACGCGGCGGCGGACGCGGTTCGGGCCGATTGCGTCTGCTTCGTGGATGCGCGCCTGCGCCCCGCAGGCGCGGACTGGCTGGAGGAACTGCTCGCCCGGCTGGCGGAAACGGATGTCGGCGCGGTCGCGCCCACGATTGCCACCGCGCGCGGGGCGATCGTCGAAGCCGGCCGCCTCCTGTCGCCGCTGGGCGTTTCGCTGCCGCTCTTCGCGGGGCTCGAACCCGGCGATCCCGGCTATGGCGACGCGATGCGGGCGGCGCGGGAGGTTTCGGGCCTCGGCTGGTCCTGCCTCCTGACGCGGCGCACGGAGTTTCTGGCGCTCGGCGGCTTCGACGCGCTTCTGTTTCCCCATCATTTCGGGTCGCACGACTACGCGCTGAAGCTGCAGGCCTTTGGGCGGCGCGTCGTGGTGACCCCCGACGCCGTCCTGCGCCTCGACGCGCCGTCCAGCGTGCCGCCGGGCGATGCCGCACGCGAGGCTCGGGCCATGCTGGCGCGCTGGCCGGGCGTCGCCGCGTCGGACCCGTTTCACAATCCGCTGCTGATGCGCGCCGCGCCCTTCCATGCCGGGCTCGCCTGGCCGCCGGGAGACCGGGCACCGCGCCGCTCCCAAGTGCCGCCCGCGCGCGCCGTGCCGCCCGGCTGGTGGTAGCGGGCGAATGCGCTTGGATCGCGCGGCAGGATCGGTCGAGGCCTGACGGCCCGGCCTTTCGGCCGCTGGGCTCGATCTCTCAGTCGATCGAGCGCGGCCTGCGCTGGGCGTCGATCGCGACGAAGGTGAAGGTCCCGCGCGTCACCTGCTCGGTCTCTTCATTTTCGCGGCTGCGCCGCCACGCCTCGACCGAGATCTTCATCGAGGTGCGCCCAACATGGACGACCTCGGCGTAAAGGCTGACCTCGTCGCCGACATAGACGGGTTTGAGAAACTGCATGGCGTCGATCGCGACCGTGGCGCAGCGCCCCTTGGCGCGCCGGGCGGCGGCCGCGCCGGCGGCAAAATCCATCTGCGCCAAGAGCCAACCGCCGAAAATATCGCCGGCCGGATTGGTGTCGGCCGGCATGGCGATGGTGCGGATCGTCGGCGCGAGGTGCGGGGCTTCGTCCGGCGCGGTGGTGGAGGTCATAATGGCCCTGGGTCCCCAAGTCTGGAACGGTTCTCGACAAGCCATATCATGCGGGATCGCTCGCGCACGCAACAGGAGAGGCGCCGCGTTCTCGACGCCTTCCACGCGTGTCCCGACCACTGCGCGCTGACGCTTTGCGAAGGTCCGTTGGAACGGGGCGAGCCCGATTTCCCTTCCCTGTTCAATCGTCGCTGTGAATGGGTTGCTCGACATGCGTGACACGAAACTCTGCGATCGCTCTTCCAATACCGACCTCCTCTCCGATGGCCGCGAGCCGTCGGACCTCGTGGCCATCGCCACCATGCTCCAACAGATCGCACGTTGGTCGGAAGACTATGGGCTGCGGGAGGCGGTCGAACATGTCGAGGAAGCGCGCAGTCTGGTTCTCCGCGCGATCGAGAGGGGGCGCCATCTTCAATAGGCGCGGCTCTTCGCATCTTTCGGTCAAGCGTTGTCGCCGCTCTATGGGCGACCGGCTTTTTCGGGCAGTTCGAACAGGTCGATGAAGCGGCTTGCCAGCGCTCGGTCCCCGGTCAGCGCGAGTTGCCCCGCCGCCTCGGCGTCCTCGATGGGCCGCTTGCCGTAGACGAGGGCGGCGAGCGTCATCGGGTCGGTGCGCCAAAGGAGGTTCGCCTCTCCCGCCTCGCGCCGGATCGCCAGATGTCCGGCTTCCAGCCGCGCGAGAAACAACACCTCCCCGAACTGAAAGGCGATCCGGCAGGGCGGCAGAGCTCGCGAAGCCTCGCTGTTCATCATGGTGCGCAGCGACAGCATGATCGCGGCGGCCGAGAGCGGCAGGGTCGGATCGTGCCGGGGCGAGCGCACCGCCCAGCGACCGAGCGCCTGGATCGCGGGTTCGGCCTCGTAGCCCCAGGGTGTCAGTTCGTAGACCGGCGCGGCGGCGGGTGGCGGCAGACGGCGGCGGTGCAGGATGCCGGCCGCTTCCAGCCCTTCCAGCCGCTGCGTCAGGACATTGGCACTGATGCCCACGAGGTCCGCCTTCAGTTCGCCGAAGCGGCGCGGGCCGAACATGAGTTCGCGCAGGATCAGAAGTGCCCAGCGCTCGCCGACGAGCTCCAGCCCAAGGGCGGTGCCGCAGGCATCCTCGTACCAACGCGCCGCTCGACCTTTCGATGCTGCAGTTATTTTTCCTAACTTCATCGTTGTCTTTGATAGCGAGATGCGACACGCTCGGCAAGCAGTGGATGCCATGGGAGCCAGAATGATGGCCAAGATGATTTTCGTGAACCTACCGGTGGCGGACGTGGAACGGGCGAGCCGCTTCTACGAGGCGGTCGGCGCGCGCCGCGACGAGCGCTTCAGCCAGGAGGGCGTCGCCGCGATGCTCGCCTTTTCCAAGACGATCGCCTTCATGCTGCTCAGCCATGCGCGATACGCCGATTTCACCACCAAGCGCATCGTCGACGCCAAAGCCGAAAGCGAAGTGCTGATCTGCCTGAGCGAAACGACGCGCGAGGGCGTCGATGCGACACTGGCCAAGGCCCTGGACGCTGGCGCCAGGGCGGACCCGACGCCGCCCCAGGTGATGGGC
This region of Aureimonas sp. AU20 genomic DNA includes:
- a CDS encoding acyl-CoA thioesterase yields the protein MTSTTAPDEAPHLAPTIRTIAMPADTNPAGDIFGGWLLAQMDFAAGAAAARRAKGRCATVAIDAMQFLKPVYVGDEVSLYAEVVHVGRTSMKISVEAWRRSRENEETEQVTRGTFTFVAIDAQRRPRSID
- a CDS encoding winged helix-turn-helix transcriptional regulator, translated to MKLGKITAASKGRAARWYEDACGTALGLELVGERWALLILRELMFGPRRFGELKADLVGISANVLTQRLEGLEAAGILHRRRLPPPAAAPVYELTPWGYEAEPAIQALGRWAVRSPRHDPTLPLSAAAIMLSLRTMMNSEASRALPPCRIAFQFGEVLFLARLEAGHLAIRREAGEANLLWRTDPMTLAALVYGKRPIEDAEAAGQLALTGDRALASRFIDLFELPEKAGRP
- a CDS encoding VOC family protein, whose amino-acid sequence is MAKMIFVNLPVADVERASRFYEAVGARRDERFSQEGVAAMLAFSKTIAFMLLSHARYADFTTKRIVDAKAESEVLICLSETTREGVDATLAKALDAGARADPTPPQVMGDFMYGRSFEDPDRHVIELMWMDVERAMAAWSGAGAA